One genomic window of Burkholderia diffusa includes the following:
- a CDS encoding sulfate ABC transporter substrate-binding protein, whose product MASINGIGRWLHTGAAAALVVAATAAHADTSILNVSYDVTRELYKDINTSFAAAYKQQTGETVTIKQSHGASSAQALSVLQGLQADVVTMNQPNDIDLLAERGQLLPKDWRARFPDGSSPYSTTMVFLVRKGNPKAIKDWSDLAKPGVQVIIANPKTSGNGRYAYLAAWGYQKQKGATDQQALDFEKAVFRNVPVLDSGGRGATTTFTQRGIGDVLVTFENEVALMDVGASGAEFDAVYPSASILAEPPVAVVDKVVDKKGTRKVAQAYLDYLYMPQAQEIIARHHLRPRDANVLKKHAAEFKPLKTFSVEQVFGSWANAQKTHFADGGTFDRVIVDRK is encoded by the coding sequence ATGGCAAGCATCAACGGGATCGGCCGCTGGCTGCACACGGGCGCCGCGGCGGCGCTGGTCGTGGCGGCAACGGCCGCGCATGCGGACACGTCGATCCTGAACGTGTCGTACGACGTGACGCGCGAGTTGTACAAGGACATCAACACGAGCTTCGCCGCCGCGTACAAGCAGCAGACGGGCGAAACCGTGACGATCAAGCAGTCGCACGGCGCGTCGAGCGCGCAGGCGCTGTCGGTGCTGCAGGGGCTGCAGGCCGACGTCGTGACGATGAACCAGCCGAACGACATCGATCTGCTCGCCGAGCGCGGCCAGCTGCTGCCGAAGGACTGGCGCGCGCGCTTTCCCGACGGCAGCTCGCCGTACTCGACGACGATGGTGTTCCTCGTGCGCAAGGGCAACCCGAAGGCGATCAAGGACTGGAGCGATCTCGCGAAGCCGGGCGTGCAGGTGATCATCGCGAACCCGAAGACGTCGGGCAACGGCCGCTACGCGTACCTCGCCGCGTGGGGCTACCAGAAGCAGAAGGGCGCGACCGATCAGCAGGCGCTCGACTTCGAGAAGGCGGTGTTCCGCAACGTGCCCGTGCTGGACTCGGGCGGCCGCGGCGCGACGACGACCTTCACGCAGCGCGGCATCGGCGACGTGCTTGTCACGTTCGAGAACGAGGTCGCGCTAATGGACGTGGGTGCGTCGGGCGCGGAATTCGACGCCGTGTATCCGTCGGCGAGCATTCTCGCGGAGCCGCCCGTCGCCGTCGTCGACAAGGTCGTCGACAAGAAAGGCACGCGCAAGGTCGCGCAGGCGTATCTCGACTACCTTTATATGCCGCAGGCGCAGGAGATCATCGCGCGGCACCATCTGCGCCCTCGCGATGCGAACGTGCTGAAGAAGCATGCGGCCGAGTTCAAGCCGCTGAAGACGTTCAGCGTCGAGCAGGTTTTCGGCAGCTGGGCGAACGCGCAGAAGACCCACTTCGCTGACGGCGGCACGTTCGACCGCGTGATCGTCGACCGCAAGTAA
- the dapA gene encoding 4-hydroxy-tetrahydrodipicolinate synthase: MHTRFEGIWLPLITPFHDGEVDHRALARLARHYAAAGIAGFVAGATTGEGVLLDAREQDAVFATLRDAVPDLPIVVGLTASATHFAAARARELAALRPDGLLVTPPVYVRPTQDGIRRHVEAIVAAADLPILVYNIPYRTGVNVELETLQALARDPRVAGIKECGGTLDRMSRLVHDTPLAILSGDDNQNFAALCAGAHGAIASSAHVLPEWHVRIHALLRDGRLADARRLSVALQPLVAALFAEPNPAPVKAVLAAQGWCEDGLRLPFVPASEGLRERLGKLCAALDASVQVVAAA, from the coding sequence ATGCACACACGTTTCGAAGGTATCTGGCTGCCGCTCATCACGCCGTTCCACGACGGCGAGGTCGACCATCGCGCGCTCGCGCGGCTCGCGCGTCACTATGCGGCGGCGGGCATCGCGGGTTTCGTCGCGGGCGCCACGACCGGTGAAGGCGTGCTGCTCGACGCGCGCGAACAGGACGCCGTGTTCGCGACGCTGCGCGATGCGGTGCCCGACCTGCCGATCGTCGTCGGGCTCACCGCGAGCGCGACGCACTTCGCGGCCGCCCGCGCACGCGAACTCGCCGCGCTGCGGCCCGACGGACTGCTCGTCACGCCGCCCGTCTACGTTCGGCCGACGCAGGACGGCATCCGCCGCCACGTCGAAGCGATCGTCGCGGCGGCCGACCTGCCGATCCTCGTCTACAACATCCCGTACCGCACCGGCGTGAACGTCGAACTGGAAACGCTGCAGGCGCTCGCGCGCGACCCGCGCGTCGCGGGCATCAAGGAGTGCGGCGGGACGCTCGACCGGATGAGCCGGCTCGTGCACGACACGCCGCTCGCGATCCTCTCCGGCGACGACAACCAGAACTTCGCCGCGCTGTGCGCCGGCGCGCACGGCGCGATCGCCAGCAGCGCGCACGTGCTGCCCGAATGGCACGTGCGCATTCATGCGCTGCTGCGCGACGGCCGGCTCGCCGACGCGCGACGGCTGTCGGTCGCGCTGCAGCCGCTCGTCGCGGCGCTGTTCGCGGAGCCGAATCCGGCGCCGGTGAAGGCGGTGCTGGCAGCGCAGGGGTGGTGCGAGGATGGGCTGAGGCTGCCGTTCGTGCCGGCGAGCGAGGGGTTGCGGGAGAGGCTGGGCAAGCTGTGCGCGGCACTGGACGCATCGGTGCAGGTTGTCGCGGCAGCGTAG